The following are from one region of the Syngnathus acus chromosome 10, fSynAcu1.2, whole genome shotgun sequence genome:
- the fgf18a gene encoding fibroblast growth factor 18a, whose translation MWSLLSTLTVLCIQMLLVMCNPLQVLGVDGVNFSVHVENQTQVRDTMSRRHHRVYQLYSRTSGKHVQVLGRRISAKGEDGDKYAQLVVEADTFGSQVRIRGKETNFYLCMNRRGKLVGKKASNRSADCVFVEKVLENHYTALMSARYTGWYVGFTKRGRPRRGPHTLPNQQDVHFMKRFPPGEQPDLTTPFRFTTISKRGKRVRATGPR comes from the exons ATGTGGTCCCTTCTTTCCACGCTGACCGTCTT ATGTATCCAGATGTTGCTGGTGATGTGCAATCCATTACAG GTGCTCGGTGTGGATGGGGTCAACTTCAGTGTGCATGTAGAGAACCAGACACAGGTGCGAGACACCATGAGTCGACGACACCATCGGGTTTACCAGCTCTACAGTCGCACCAGCGGCAAACATGTCCAAGTGCTGGGGCGCCGAATCAGCGCCAAGGGAGAAGATGGAGACAAATATG CCCAGCTCGTAGTGGAGGCAGACACCTTTGGTAGCCAGGTGAGAATCCGGGGAAAAGAAACCAACTTTTACCTGTGCATGAACCGCCGGGGCAAGCTGGTAGGAAAG aAGGCCAGTAACAGAAGTGCCGACTGTGTCTTCGTGGAAAAGGTTCTGGAAAACCACTACACGGCTCTGATGTCAGCACGCTACACGGGCTGGTATGTGGGTTTCACAAAAAGAGGGCGCCCTCGCCGCGGTCCCCACACGCTCCCCAACCAGCAGGATGTTCACTTCATGAAGCGTTTCCCGCCTGGGGAGCAACCTGACCTCACCACACCATTTCGATTCACCACCATCAGCAAGAGAGGCAAGCGGGTGCGTGCTACTGGACCCCGCTAA